From a single Brassica oleracea var. oleracea cultivar TO1000 chromosome C5, BOL, whole genome shotgun sequence genomic region:
- the LOC106295175 gene encoding auxin response factor 5-like, translating into MMASLACVEEKMKTNGLVNGGTTTTSQSTLLEEMKLLKDQSGTRKPVINSELWHACAGPLVCLPQVGSLVYYFSQGHSEQVAVSTRRSATTQVPNYPNLPSQLMCQVHNVTLHADKDSDEIYAQMSLQPVHSEKDVFPVPDFGLLSRSKHPAEFFCKTLTASDTSTHGGFSVPRRAAEKLFPPLDYTAQPPTQELVVRDLHENTWTFRHIYRGQPKRHLLTTGWSLFVGSKRLRAGDSVLFIRDEKSQLMVGVRRANRQQTALPSSVLSADSMHIGVLAAAAHATANCTPFLIFYNPRACPAEFVIPLAKYRKAICGSQLSVGMRFGMMFETEDSGKRRYMGTIVGISDMDPLRWSGSKWRNLQVEWDEPGCNDKPNRVSPWDIETPESLFIFPSLTSGLKRQLHPSYFAGETEWGSLIKRPLIRDSTNGILPYASFPNMASEQLMRMMMRPHNNNNNNNQNASSFMSEMQQNVLMGHGGLLGDMNMQQQPMVSEMVRPESKLTVNPSASNTSGQEQNLSQSMSAPPKPEKPTLSGCSSVRVNHGNEQKSVEQASQVRAVAVCNESALSPLQADPSPDTSQQIYPPQSNGFSFLESEELTSQVSSFQSLAGSYKQPPMLTSQDSSAVVLPDSTNSPLFHDVWDNQLKFDQFSPLMNQDLYGCQDSTTSNILDPPPLSNTVLDDFCAIKEADFQNHHPSDCLVGNSNTSFAQDVSQITSASFADSKAISRQDNSGGTTGTSSSNVDFDDNSLLQQNSKGSWQKLAATPRVRTYTKVQKTGSVGRSIDVTSFRDYRELKTAIECMFGLEALLTRPQSSGWKLVYVDYESDVLLVGDDPWEEFVGCVRCIKILSPTEVEHMSEEGMKLLNSACINDLKSSVSK; encoded by the exons ATGATGGCTTCATTGGCTTGTGTTGAGGAGAAGATGAAAACAAATGGTTTGGTTAACGGAGGAACAACAACAACATCTCAATCTACTCTGCTTGAAGAGATGAAGCTGTTGAAGGATCAGTCAG GAACGAGAAAGCCGGTAATAAACTCGGAGCTATGGCACGCTTGTGCAGGCCCTCTGGTTTGTCTTCCTCAAGTTGGGAGCTTAGTGTATTACTTCTCACAAGGTCACAGTGAACAG GTTGCTGTTTCAACCAGAAGGTCTGCAACAACCCAAGTTCCTAACTACCCAAATCTTCCATCTCAGTTGATGTGCCAAGTCCATAATGTTACCCTTCAC GCAGACAAAGACAGTGACGAAATTTATGCTCAGATGAGTCTACAACCTGTTCACTCT GAGAAAGATGTGTTCCCAGTACCAGACTTTGGACTATTGAGCAGAAGCAAGCACCCAGCTGAGTTTTTCTGCAAAACGCTTACTGCGAGTGATACAAGTACACATGGAGGTTTCTCTGTGCCACGTAGAGCTGCAGAGAAGCTATTCCCACCGCTG GACTACACAGCACAGCCTCCAACGCAGGAGCTTGTAGTTAGAGATCTTCATGAGAATACCTGGACATTTCGCCATATCTATCGAG GGCAGCCAAAGAGACATCTCCTGACAACAGGATGGAGTTTGTTTGTTGGCTCAAAGAGACTGAGAGCTGGAGATTCTGTTTTGTTCATCAGGGATGAGAAGTCGCAGCTGATGGTTGGTGTGAGGCGAGCTAATCGCCAACAAACAGCGCTTCCTTCATCTGTTCTCTCAGCAGACAGTATGCACATCGGTGTCCTAGCTGCTGCTGCTCACGCAACTGCAAATTGCACTCCTTTCTTGATTTTCTATAATCCAAG AGCGTGTCCAGCAGAATTTGTGATCCCTCTAGCTAAGTACCGGAAGGCTATATGTGGATCTCAGCTCTCAGTTGGTATGAGGTTTGGCATGATGTTTGAAACTGAGGATTCAGGGAAACGTAG ATACATGGGAACCATAGTTGGAATCAGCGATATGGATCCGTTGAGATGGTCTGGTTCTAAGTGGCGTAACCTACAAGTTGAATGGGATGAGCCTGGATGTAACGACAAACCTAATAGGGTCAGTCCATGGGATATTGAAACACCTGAGAGTCTCTTCATTTTTCCTTCTCTCACCTCAGGACTCAAACGTCAGCTCCATCCATCTTACTTTG CTGGTGAAACCGAATGGGGTAGCTTGATCAAACGTCCTCTAATCCGTGATTCCACAAATGGGATTCTGCCTTACGCATCATTCCCAAACATGGCTTCAGAGCAGCTTATGAGAATGATGATGAGACCTCACAACAACAACAACAACAACAACCAGAATGCATCCTCTTTCATGTCTGAGATGCAGCAGAATGTTTTAATGGGGCATGGCGGTTTACTAGGAGATATGAATATGCAGCAGCAACCAATGGTATCTGAGATGGTGCGACCAGAAAGCAAGCTGACTGTGAACCCATCTGCTTCCAATACAAGTGGCCAAGAACAGAATCTGTCACAGAGTATGAGTGCTCCTCCAAAACCTGAAAAGCCAACTCTCTCTGGCTGTAGCTCTGTGAGAGTCAACCATGGAAATGAGCAGAAGTCAGTGGAACAGGCTAGCCAGGTGAGAGCAGTCGCTGTGTGTAATGAGTCAGCTTTGTCTCCATTACAAGCTGATCCATCTCCTGACACAAGTCAACAGATATATCCACCACAGTCTAATGGATTCTCTTTCCTGGAATCAGAAGAGCTGACATCACAAGTCTCATCCTTCCAGTCACTAGCCGGATCATACAAGCAACCACCAATGCTAACCTCCCAGGATTCTTCAGCTGTTGTGTTGCCTGATTCAACAAACTCACCGCTGTTTCACGATGTGTGGGACAATCAGCTAAAGTTTGACCAGTTCAGTCCCTTGATGAATCAAGACCTTTATGGTTGTCAGGATAGCACAACCAGCAACATTCTAGATCCTCCTCCACTCTCAAACACAGTTCTTGATGACTTCTGTGCCATCAAAGAAGCCGATTTTCAGAATCATCACCCTTCTGATTGTTTGGTCGGGAACAGCAACACTAGCTTCGCTCAAGATGTATCACAGATCACATCTGCTAGCTTTGCAGACTCAAAGGCCATTTCTCGCCAAGATAACTCTGGAGGAACTACTGGTACGTCTTCAAGCAATGTTGATTTTGATGATAATAGTCTGCTGCAGCAGAATAGTAAAGGCTCATGGCAGAAACTTGCTGCAACCCCTCGTGTCCGAACCTACACTAAG GTTCAAAAAACCGGGTCAGTTGGTAGGTCAATTGATGTCACAAGCTTCAGAGACTACAGGGAGTTGAAAACTGCAATTGAGTGTATGTTTGGACTTGAAGCATTACTCACTCGTCCGCAAAGCTCAGGATGGAAGCTTGTGTATGTTGATTATGAGAGTGATGTTCTGCTTGTAGGAGATGATCCATGGGA AGAGTTTGTGGGATGTGTAAGGTGCATAAAGATATTGTCGCCAACAGAGGTTGAGCATATGAGTGAAGAAGGAATGAAGCTTTTGAACAGCGCTTGCATAAATGATCTCAAGTCTTCTGTTTCTAAATGA
- the LOC106295176 gene encoding zinc finger CCCH domain-containing protein 6-like: MRALHKSKRVSWPPDFKLCQVRLFISEDSPSQVGSESQDHFQAKSSGAAHLSDDNLPPGFGGLLSPNESIKLSDIPVIKWQCSVQILLDDEWRMVAGDESKEAEAQNQRELRVLEAFYPGASSIPPNPWVPADVDTSDYDDQQTLVIPILVVEDDDVAADTASELPTQSGVDVGTVPSITNENTSTSSSLPAASEIMAALAALSNSKEQGGSMIDKYLLIKILSNPKMVENLVANCGSSAASVSSNATHETNGVVATATTPACSNGQYNPQPAVSHIPPPIVYPRQVPSDQSNYGAPPPPARDASYYQSLIQQHGGERQEAPPLPVQQHLGGYRYSLQPGAGGGGPNPEIVNSNRPRDSKPKIMKPCMYFNTSRGCRNGANCLFQHDATAAYQPRNVNNNRNINNNPEMQSAKRMRFDRV; the protein is encoded by the exons ATGAGGGCATTGCACAAATCCAAAAGGGTCTCTTGGCCCCCAGATTTTAAACTTTGTCAG GTACGGCTCTTCATATCAGAGGATTCACCTTCACAAGTTGGATCAGAATCTCAAGACCACTTTCAAGCGAAATCATCAGGGGCTGCACATCTAAGTGATGATAATCTGCCACCTGGCTTCGGTGGACTGCTTTCTCCAAATGAGTCAATTAAGTTATCAGACATCCCAGTAATTAAGTGGCAATGCTCTGTCCAG ATTCTGCTAGATGATGAATGGAGAATGGTTGCAGGGGACGAAAGCAAAGAAGCTGAGGCGCAAAACCAGAGGGAACTGAGAGTTCTTGAAGCATTCTATCCTGGCGCATCATCTATTCCTCCTAA CCCTTGGGTTCCAGCTGATGTTGACACCTCAGATTATGATGATCAGCAAACCCTTGTCATACCCATTCTAGTTGTAGAAGATGACGACGTGGCGGCGGATACAGCATCTGAACTCCCAACCCAATCTGGCGTGGATGTGGGAACAGTGCCATCAATAACCAATGAGAACACATCGACTTCTTCATCTCTCCCTGCAGCGTCAGAAATAATGGCTGCGTTAGCTGCACTTTCAAATAGCAAAGAACAAGGCGGCAGCATGATAGACAAATATTTGCTTATCAAAATCCTAAGCAACCCTAAGATGGTGGAGAATCTTGTTGCAAATTGTGGTAGTAGTGCAGCTTCAGTCTCCTCCAACGCAACACATGAAACCAATGGAGTGGTAGCCACCGCCACGACACCTGCCTGTTCAAATGGCCAATATAACCCTCAGCCAGCGGTATCCCATATTCCTCCTCCCATAGTCTATCCTCGTCAAGTTCCTTCAGACCAGTCCAACTATGGTGCACCACCACCACCAGCAAGAGATGCTAGTTATTACCAGAGCCTGATACAGCAACATGGAGGGGAAAGACAAGAGGCGCCGCCGCTGCCAGTGCAACAACATCTAGGTGGTTATCGTTACAGCCTCCAACCTGGAGCAGGAGGAGGAGGACCTAACCCTGAGATAGTAAATAGCAATAGGCCAAGGGATTCAAAACCCAAGATAATGAAGCCGTGCATGTACTTCAACACCTCGAGGGGTTGTCGCAATGGAGCTAACTGTTTATTCCAGCACGATGCTACAGCAGCTTACCAGCCGAGGAATGTTAACAATAATAGGAATATCAACAACAATCCTGAGATGCAAAGTGCAAAAAGAATGAGATTTGACAGGGTCTGA
- the LOC106344473 gene encoding glutathione S-transferase T3-like, whose product MGFTNGGALRCGPYEIPAFSSQQSEDASVDTPVERLIKHKWTPADDEVLITSPHGGEDGEKREHLHCKKRWQRINDQVNKLCAAYSAAERQISSGENDTDVLKKAHDIFFSDQEHKLNLEHAWCVLRYEQKWLSLNTPKASGVLKRKNVETKTQTSSNYVVDTESRPKGIKVAKAKRNTAKGKFVAEYATIWEMKKEDLEMKKRLSKLAILDTFLAKKEPLSEAEEVVKNKLLAEYF is encoded by the exons ATGGGGTTCACTAATGGAGGTGCTCTTAGGTGTGGACCGTATG AAATCCCGGCTTTCAGTTCACAACAATCTGAAGACGCATCAGTAGACACACCAGTGGAGCGTCTTATAAAACATAAATGGACTCCAGCTGATGACGAGGTTCTAATCA CAAGTCCTCATGGAGGAGAGGATGGTGAAAAGAGAGAGCATCTTCATTGCAAGAAGAGGTGGCAGAGAATCAATGATCAGGTTAACAAGTTATGTGCTGCATACTCGGCAGCAGAGAGACAAATAAGCAGTGGTGAGAATGACACTGATGTTCTGAAGAAAGCTCATGACATCTTCTTCTCTGATCAAGAGCACAAGCTTAACCTCGAGCATGCGTGGTGTGTGTTGAGGTATGAACAGAAATGGCTTAGCCTTAACACTCCTAAAGCTAGTGGCGTTTTGAAGAGGAAAAATGTTGAGACAAAAACCCAAACTTCAAGCAACTATGTTGTTGATACTGAGAGCCGGCCTAAAGGTATAAAGGTTGCTAAGGCTAAAAGGAATACTGCTAAAGGGAAGTTTGTGGCTGAGTATGCGACCATTTGGGAAATGAAGAAGGAGGATTTGGAGATGAAGAAGAGACTGTCAAAGTTGGCTATACTAGACACTTTCCTTGCCAAGAAAGAACCATTAAGTGAGGCGGAAGAAGTTGTGAAGAATAAGCTCCTAGCCGAGTATTTCTGA